ATCAAGGATCGGGTCGCGACCATCACGCTGCAGCGCCCGGACATGCTGAACGCAGTGGGTCGCGAAATGCATACCGAGCTCAGGCACATCTTCCGCGTCATTGCAGATGATCCCAATTCGGACGTTGTCGTGCTGACCGGTGCCGGCCGGGCGTTCTGTGCCGGCGGGGATCTCGAGTGGCTACAGTCGATGATCGACGACCCAGCCGAGTTCAGCGCCATCATCGAGGAGGCGAAGGGCATCGTCTTCTCCATGCTGGAGCTGCCCAAGCCCATGGTCTGCCGCATGAACGGCGACGCGATCGGCCTCGGCGCCACCCTCGCTTTGGGCTGCGACATCATCGTGGCAGTGGACACGGCGCGGTTTGCCGATCCGCATGTGCGGGTGGGGCTGGTGGCGGGCGACGGGGCAGCAGCGATCCTGCCCCACGTGGTGGGTTACATGCGGGCGAAGGAGCTGCTGCTCACCGGCGACATGCTCACTGCGGAAGAGGCGAAACAGATGGGCCTCATCAACCATGTGGTGCCGGCCGATCAGCTCGACGCCAAGGTCGAGGCGATTACGGCCAAGCTCGCCCGCGGCGCCACCCAGGCCATCCGCTACACCAAGATCGCGCTCAACCTCGGCCTGCGCAAGTTCGCCCAAGAGAACATGGACACGCTGCTCGCTTATGAGGCCCTGTCCAACCGCTCCGCCGACCATGCGGAGGCGGTGGCGGCGTTCCGCGAAAAGCGCAAGCCCCAGTTCACCGGACGCTGAACCATGAGCGAGCGCATCCGCCTAAGGCAGATCTGTCTTATCACCGCGCAGCTCGAGCCGGTCATTGACGCGCTCATGGCCGTCTTCGGCCTGAAAGTATGCTATGGCAAGGCCGATCTTTCCGCGTATGGCCTGCCCTACACACCGCCACCGCCGCACCAGGCGGCCTTTTTCGCGCAGCACGGGCTCAAGAGCGCGCAGCTACCCATGGGCGACACGTTCCTGGAGCTGGTGGCGCCGGTTCGCGACGACACGCCGGCTGCGCGGTTCCTCAAGCGGCGGGGGCCCGGCGGCTACATGGTGATTACCGAGGTTCAATCCACGCAACCCTTTGCCGAGCGGGTGGCCGCCCGCGGCGTCCGGCTGGCCGGAACCGTCGACTATCCGACATATCACGAACTGCAGCTCGACCCACGCGATGTGGGTGCGGCCATGCTGTCTTTCTCCATGCAGCGCGAAGGCAGGCCCTTCGATGGCGGCTGGTATCCGGCCGGTCCCAACTGGCGCGAGAAGGTGCAGCCCGGCATGGGCCCGATCCGCGCGGCGCAAATCAAGGTGCGCGACCCGCAGACGGTGGCGGAGAAGTGGTCGGCCCTCATCGGCCGGCCCGCGGAGCGTGATAGCCATGAGATCCGGATCGGCTTGGAGCAATCGGAAATCCGCTTCGCACACCAAGAGGCGGATGCGCCGGACCGGCTCGATGGCATCCAGTTCGACGCCTCCGATTTTGCCGGTGCGATGGCGCGGGCGGAGAAGGCAGGCATACCGGTTGCAGAAAACGCCATCATCATCAGCGGCCTGAAGTTCAGGCAGACAGGCTCGCCATGACGCTGCTCGATCTCGCCTTCACCCTCGTCAACGGCCTCGCCACCGGAATGGCAGTGTTCCTGGTGGCGGCAGGGCTCACGCTGATCTTCGGCATTCTCAAGATCCTCAATTTCGCCCACGGCGCCTTCTTCATGATCGGCGCCTATGTGGCCTTCAGCATCGTCGGCAGCAATCCCCCGTCGATCTGGCTGTTCATCCTGGCCGCTGTGGTGGCGGGCGTGGTCGTGGCTGCCCTGGGCTTCCTGGCCGACCGCACTGTGCTGCAGCGGCTGCGCAATGTGGACGAGGCGTACATGCTGATCGCCACCTTCGCGGTGCTGCTGATCTGCTCCGGCATCGTGAAGCTGATTTGGGGCGTCAACTATAACTCGATCAACCCGCCGCCTATGCTGGATGGCGCGTTAATCATCGGCCAGCTGTTCATCCCCAGCTACTCCCTGTTCGTGATCATTGCCGGCATTGTCGTCTTCCTGGCGCTCGACTTCGCCATCCACCGCACCTGGCTTGGCAAGCTCTTGCAGTCCGTCGCCCATGACAGCTGGATGGCCGGCCTGCTCGGGGTGAATGTGCCGGTGGCGCTGACCGCGACGGTGATCGCGAGCTTCCTCCTGGCCGGGCTTGCGGGTGGCCTGCTGCTCGCCAACCAGACGCTCTCACCGATTCTCGGCGAAAGCTACCTCTTGCTCGCCTTCATGGCTGTCATCATCGGGGGTTTGGGCAATGTGCGCGGCGCGTTCATCGCCGCCATCCTGCTGGGTGTCATCGAAAGCGCGAGCTCACTGCTCATGCCCAACATGCCGGGCATGGCAACTTACATCTTCGTCATCCTCTTTCTGCTGGCTAAGCCGCAAGGCCTGCTGGGAGGCCAGCGGATATGAGCGGCATGAAGCTGAACGGCCTGAAGCCCCTAGCCCTCGTCGCAAGCGCCGTCGCGTTCGCTAGTCTGCCATTCTGGGCCGACCAGGGCATCATGTTTCTTGCAGGGCTGGTGCTCATCGAGGCCGTGTTCGCCCTGTCCTGGAACCTGCTGTTCGGTTTCACTGGTCTTGCCAGCTTCGGCCATGCGGCCTTCTTCGCAATCGGCGCCTACCTCACCGGCTATGCCTTGCGTGCGGCGCTCGGCATCCACTTCCTGCTGCTGATCCTCGCCTCCGGCGTGCTCGGTGCCGCGGTCGCGGTCATCACTGGGCTGGTCCTGCTGCGTCGCACCACCGGGATCCATCTCGCCATTTTCACCCTTGCCCTCGCCGAGGTGCTCAGGATCATCATCGGCTATAGCACCACCCTCGGGCGTGAGGACGGGCTTGCCTCCATTCCGCGGCCTTCGCTCGACCTGGGCCTCCTCGTGATCGATCTGAGCTCGGGCCGCAGCTACTACTGGTTCCTCTGCGTCGCGGCCGGGCTCTTGGCCTGGGGTCTCTGGGTCGTGTGCCACGGCCCCTTCGGGCGCACGCTGGTGAGCCTGAGACAGGATCCGGAGCGAACCGCCTTCATGGGGGTGAATGTGCGCGCCTACCGCCTCGGTGCCTTCACGATCTCCGGTGGGGTTGCGTCGGTGTCTGGCGCGCTCTATGCCCCCTGGGCACAAATCGTCACGCCGGAATCGGCTCACTGGATCCATTCCACCCAGCCCATGCTCGCATCACTCCTGGGCGGTGTACACGCGTTCTGGGGACCAGTGCTCGGCACCGTGCTGTTCTCGGTGATCAACTATCTCACCCGCAACCTGGTCGGACTGGCCGAACTGGTGATCGGCATAACCCTGCTGGTGATCGTGCTGGCGGCACCTGCTGGTGTCATGGGCCTCCTCGAGAGCTTGCAGCGCAAGGCGAGCAAGCGGGAAGGGGCGGAGCCCGTG
This genomic stretch from Rhodoligotrophos defluvii harbors:
- a CDS encoding enoyl-CoA hydratase/isomerase family protein, which gives rise to MKFQDFKSLSISIKDRVATITLQRPDMLNAVGREMHTELRHIFRVIADDPNSDVVVLTGAGRAFCAGGDLEWLQSMIDDPAEFSAIIEEAKGIVFSMLELPKPMVCRMNGDAIGLGATLALGCDIIVAVDTARFADPHVRVGLVAGDGAAAILPHVVGYMRAKELLLTGDMLTAEEAKQMGLINHVVPADQLDAKVEAITAKLARGATQAIRYTKIALNLGLRKFAQENMDTLLAYEALSNRSADHAEAVAAFREKRKPQFTGR
- a CDS encoding branched-chain amino acid ABC transporter permease; translated protein: MTLLDLAFTLVNGLATGMAVFLVAAGLTLIFGILKILNFAHGAFFMIGAYVAFSIVGSNPPSIWLFILAAVVAGVVVAALGFLADRTVLQRLRNVDEAYMLIATFAVLLICSGIVKLIWGVNYNSINPPPMLDGALIIGQLFIPSYSLFVIIAGIVVFLALDFAIHRTWLGKLLQSVAHDSWMAGLLGVNVPVALTATVIASFLLAGLAGGLLLANQTLSPILGESYLLLAFMAVIIGGLGNVRGAFIAAILLGVIESASSLLMPNMPGMATYIFVILFLLAKPQGLLGGQRI
- a CDS encoding branched-chain amino acid ABC transporter permease; translation: MSGMKLNGLKPLALVASAVAFASLPFWADQGIMFLAGLVLIEAVFALSWNLLFGFTGLASFGHAAFFAIGAYLTGYALRAALGIHFLLLILASGVLGAAVAVITGLVLLRRTTGIHLAIFTLALAEVLRIIIGYSTTLGREDGLASIPRPSLDLGLLVIDLSSGRSYYWFLCVAAGLLAWGLWVVCHGPFGRTLVSLRQDPERTAFMGVNVRAYRLGAFTISGGVASVSGALYAPWAQIVTPESAHWIHSTQPMLASLLGGVHAFWGPVLGTVLFSVINYLTRNLVGLAELVIGITLLVIVLAAPAGVMGLLESLQRKASKREGAEPVVELQRAERRAS
- a CDS encoding VOC family protein — translated: MSERIRLRQICLITAQLEPVIDALMAVFGLKVCYGKADLSAYGLPYTPPPPHQAAFFAQHGLKSAQLPMGDTFLELVAPVRDDTPAARFLKRRGPGGYMVITEVQSTQPFAERVAARGVRLAGTVDYPTYHELQLDPRDVGAAMLSFSMQREGRPFDGGWYPAGPNWREKVQPGMGPIRAAQIKVRDPQTVAEKWSALIGRPAERDSHEIRIGLEQSEIRFAHQEADAPDRLDGIQFDASDFAGAMARAEKAGIPVAENAIIISGLKFRQTGSP